The Candidatus Brocadia sp. genome includes the window CCTGGCCATGTGCTGCCCCTTCGAACGAAAGGCCTTCAGTTCCGCCTTATCCTCTTCGGTAAGATGTATTTCGGTTTGTCTCATACATCATATTATATGTTCCGTTATTAAAAAGTCAATATACTAGACCAATCCATTTGTTCCCGAGACTTGGGATCTTTCATGTAGTACTCGAAGGGGTCACGAACATTTCCGGAGATGTATACCGCTTGTATTTCGAGAGTGCCGAAGTCAAAGATTTTTCCATTGTCATCGTATGCGACAAGGACAACGTCAATGTTGCCAGGCGACTTTCCTTGAGCGTCGTTCAGGCGGACTTCGGTAAGGGAACTCCACGCAGTGTCTTCGCCAAAGAAAAAAGATGCCGCATCATCGGTGATAATCCAATCCTCCCTAAACCGGATAGGACATGTTATCGCAGGAGTGTCATTGTGGAATACACTGCATACGCCGAGGGGATCCTTTGCTTTGTCCTTAGTACAATTGGGAACTTTATTATTAAATGGACAGAGGCGATGCGAGCGGTATCGGATAGCTTGGGGTGATTGATCACCAACCAAATGTCCGAAGACCTCGGCAAGTGGTTGTTTATGTTGAGTCATTTGTTTTTGACCTCTTTTGTTCATCTATTTTAGTCCCAACATTTATTTTTGTCTTTATGCTATAATTTGTCAAGATGGTATTTCATAACATAGCGGATGTCAAGCGGAATTACAGATAACGACTAAAGAATCTTGCCATCTCGAAGTATCTGAGCGATTGAGAAATCCTTGAGGATTTTTTATAATGAATTTTTCATAGCTAAAGAAATATCGTGTGTCAGCATCATGACTCTTTCCGCCTCCTCTATGGTCAATGTCCCTGTCCCACAACTGGGAGTAATGATTGACCTTTCTTGAATTAATGCTTTTGATATTTCTTTACTAACGAGAAATTTGATACCTTCATCCAGTTTTTTTATCAGGTCATTGAGCGAAACGTTCATTACCTTAGAAGAAGTTGGGACAATACCCCATGCCAGATAACCGCCCCTCTTAAGAAATGCCTGGATTTCACGCCAGTACATCAGGTACTTGTCCATAAATTCATAAGCATCAAAACTGATGATATCCACCTTAGATTCCATGAGCATAGCCCAGTCCGTGTTGCCGCAACAATGAGTGCCTGTTAATCCGCCATGAGATTGAACTGCCTCGTAGACCTCATTGAGGGCGCTAATTGCCCTCTCCCGGCTGATATTCATAAATGCCGAACCAAAACTTGTAAGATACGGTTCGTCTGCAAAAATA containing:
- a CDS encoding helix-turn-helix domain-containing protein — protein: MRQTEIHLTEEDKAELKAFRSKGQHMAR